Part of the Allofrancisella frigidaquae genome is shown below.
TGAGCAAATACAAAAGCTAAACATAAAAGTGTTCAATGCTAAATCCCATGATATTTTAAAAGCATCTGATTATAGTTTACTAGCTTCTGGTACAGCTACTCTAGAAGCTATGTTATGTAAATTACCAATGGTGGTTGGATACAAGGTCTCAGCATTATCTGCTTTTTTAGGAAGATTGTTGATAGGTAATCATAGCTTCTGGGCTTTTCCTAATATTTTACATAAAAGTGAAATAATAAAAGAGTTAATACAAGAAGATTGTACAGTAGATAATTTATATCAAGAATTAAGAAGACTATTTGATGATAAGCAAAGAAATGACTATATAACGCGGGAGTTTACAAGTATTCATGAAAACATGATAGTAGATACTGATCAAAAAATAGTTGGTATATTAGACTCTATAATTGTTCAAAAATCTTAATTTTTATAGCCTTTATATATATAATATTAGTTTAATAAAAGATAGTAGTGTGGGTGTTATATGTCGTTGATTTTAATTTTGGTTTTAATTTTAGTTGTATTAATAATTATTGATCTTTTTCGTAAAAGTTTGCGTTTAAAACAAAAACTGACACTAGAGAATATGGAGAGAACAAGTAGTGAATTTTTAACAAGCCAACTAAAAAATGATTTTTCTGAAGATGTTGTAGAAATACAGCTTGAGTACCCTTTATTAAGAGAAGGATATCTTTTGCTGTATTTTGAAAGCATAGAACCTATTGAAATAAAAAATTTAGCTATGCAGTTGAAACACTATGATCTTAGGTACACTGAGGAGAAAGTTTTTCAAAAGATTAATTATAAAGACGTCATATTTAGCATATTGCCAGATAATGATAAGCAAGAATTTGAAAGAATTAATAATGGTAGTATAAATGGCATAATAGCTGTTATGAATTTTAAGAAGCTTTCAGCTTTAGGATATGACGTAAAAACATGTTATGAATTATTGATGGATATTTTAGAAACTCTAAATAAATCTTATCACGGCACTTTAATGAATGAGCATAGGGTTAGATTAACAAAGAAAGATAAGCAAAAATTTCTCGAAGCTATTTAAGCAAATATTACTTTTATACCTAGTAGGCTATGTCATAAACTTATATGGGCTATTAAAAATTCCTAAGTCTTATTAAAAACCCCTTATATAAATCATATACTTAACTGATATCATTTGGTTCTAGCATAAGAGAGTTCTTAGTATTAAGTTTTTAATTATTACAATCAATAAGCTTGTTTAATTTTTACATCTTAATTTTCTTAAGTTGTTTAAGTGTATAAAAAAGGAGATATTATAATGAATGAAATATTAGCCCAACAAATAGTCACCTTAATAAGGCAATCTGTCCCTTACTCAAGTAATCTTCCTATTTTTCAGCAGAGTAAAAAGCTTCGTGGATTATTAAAATTATCATTAGCCGCTCCAACTAGCAATGATGAAGAAATTTCTTGTGAAAGGATTGCTTTATCATCTTTAATCGGGAAAATTGGAGATTGTACAGAGCAATCTAAGATCTGTTATGTTACTTTAAAGTTTTTAAATACAAAAATAGAGTCATTAAGAGGGTATACTGTATGTATAGTAAGATTAAATATAAATACTCACCATTTTGTAATTCTTTATAAAACTTCTGATAGAGAGAGAATTAATAGTTATATAAACCAAAAACTTACTCCTACTTTTGAAAACTTTCTTACTTATGTAAGAACGTCTAACCTTGATGTTTGGCTACTAGATACATACCTTAATTTAGGAACAAAAATCAAGTTTAATACATACGCTGAAATATATAAAGTACGTAAAGCTCTTCATCAACAAGATGATATGATAGTAGAAGAATTTCGTCAAAAAATGTATATGGGTTTAACATACGACTGTATTGAAGAGCTAGGAAGTGATGTAGTTGCAGACACTAAGTATAAAAATTTTTATAATAAGCTTTTTGGTAAGTTATGTAACAAAATCTATTGTGCTTCTTCGTCAGAAAAAAAGGGGCCTTTTAATTACAGTGAATTTAATTATAGTGAATATTATAATACAACATTTTATGAAAATGAGAATAGGATGGCAACTCAAGCTATGTATGAGGAGATTAACTGTAAATCGACTTTTCTTGATTTGTCAAATATGATACCAGCTTCTCTTATAATTGATTTTTTAAAAAAATTGAAAAGTAAAACGAGTACTTGGTCGAATCTTACTTCTAATTTTTCGAAAAAAGACTATTTTAATAGTCTTTTGGAATCGTTGAATGAAATTAGTTCCGATTATTTACCATTTGCTATAGCTCATTCGATTCTGGCATATGTAATTGCTATATGTTTAGTTAAAAGAAGTAGAAATACTGAGAGATTTAATTTTCAGGTAGGTGAAGAAACCAAAACTGGCAACGGAGCTTTAGAGCTCCTTCAAAAACCAAAATTTGCTGCTTTAAGGAAGCTTATTGTTAAGAATAAGAATTATATGAGTTATAATGATTTAAGAAATTTTGTTATCTTTAATATTGAAGGTGCTGACATCAAAGAAGATAGAACATTAAATGTTAATGAATTTCTTAGCGATTATAATCAGAATACGCCCTCATATAAAGCGCCTAATTGGTTTAAGCAGGAGTAGTCTAAAATCATATAATATTTTTTATAAAACTATGAAAAATTTTTTTGTCAGTTTGAGTTATTT
Proteins encoded:
- a CDS encoding cell division protein ZipA C-terminal FtsZ-binding domain-containing protein; translated protein: MSLILILVLILVVLIIIDLFRKSLRLKQKLTLENMERTSSEFLTSQLKNDFSEDVVEIQLEYPLLREGYLLLYFESIEPIEIKNLAMQLKHYDLRYTEEKVFQKINYKDVIFSILPDNDKQEFERINNGSINGIIAVMNFKKLSALGYDVKTCYELLMDILETLNKSYHGTLMNEHRVRLTKKDKQKFLEAI